A stretch of Rhododendron vialii isolate Sample 1 chromosome 4a, ASM3025357v1 DNA encodes these proteins:
- the LOC131323810 gene encoding uncharacterized protein LOC131323810 gives MEFDLWTIVEEGYTEPTITTEGITTEKPKSKWSTDEKNKYTLNSRAMNALFCGLSPEEYNKVSVCKTAKEIWDTLEVTNEGTSQKLPTVEIVRKILRALATKKWRSKVTAIEEAKNLKTLLVEQLIGSLITHEMAKKAKEKEENEQLVDELQDECFEGSGEKSILSENVKKNIAIAPQNIDKLQQITKQSRKFCSEAITFIHTLLMTAMYRKPGRIQDSQSHHFMEIKTPSPLLYIHTCVKKISPLDFFKLMDMPGDSHFFSSDNFRTKEHMPYALGDNIRYVFQLIEKKVQEHHMLHRLLQMQKQKPVPIKLLNPKFEETFVKGRDYDPNCARAEMKKLK, from the exons ATGGAGTTTGACCTATGGACTATCGTGGAGGAAGGGTACACAGAGCCAACCATCACCACAGAAGGTATTACTACTGAAAAACCTAAGTCTAAGTGGAGTACTGATGAGAAGAATAAGTACACTTTAAATTCTAGAGCTATGAATGCTTTATTTTGCGGGCTTAGTCCGGAAGAATATAATAAAGTATCTGTTTGTAAAACTGCAAAAGAAATTTGGGATACATTAGAGGTCACTAATGAAGGAACTAGTCAG AAACTCCCAACTGTGGAGATAGTGAGAAAGATTCTACGGGCACTAGCAACAAAGAAGTGGAGGTCCAAAGTTACTGCAATCGAAGAGGCAAAGAATCTCAAGACTCTCTTGGTTGAGCAATTAATTGGATCGCTCATTACTCATGAAATG GCCAAGAAGgctaaagaaaaggaagaaaatgaacAGCTGGTAGACGAATT ACAAGATGAATGCTTTGAAGGCTCTGGTGAAAAAAGTATTTTGAGCGAGAATGTCAAGAAGAATATTGCAATTGCTCCTCAGAACATAGATAAACTTCAGCAG ATCACTAAACAATCTCGAAAGTTCTGTTCTGAGGCCATTACTTTCATTCATACCTTGTTGATGACAGCAATGTACAGAAAACCTGGAAGAATTCAGGATTCTCAG TCGCATCATTTTATGGAAATTAAAACACCCAGCCCTCTGCTTTATATACATACCTGTGTGAAAAAGATCAGTCCTCTGGATTTCTTCAAGTTAATGGACATGCCTGGGGATTCCCATTTCTTTAGCTCTGATAATTTCAG GACAAAAGAACACATGCCTTATGCTCTAGGAGATAACATCAGATATGTTTTCCAACTTATAGAGAAGAAAGTCCAAGAACATCACATGCTGCATCGCCTGCTGCAGATGCAAAAGCAAAAGCCAGTGCCTATTAAATTACTCAATCCAAAGTTTGAGGAGAC CTTTGTAAAGGGCAGAGATTATGACCCAAATTGTGCACGAGCTGAGATGAAAAAGTTAAAGTAG